The genomic DNA TGCTGCTTTAATTGatacgtgcacacacacatacacaccacagTCACACACAGAGATCTGAGATCGTGCTGTGCAAAAAGTAACATTCTGAAGCTCATAAACATCATTTCAGCGCTGCCATGCAACTTTTACTAATTCATaatgaatcgctacattatatttctcagcaacAAAGGGGGTAAAATCGTAGTTTTTTAAGTAATTATACTCCGCTTCATTGTTTAAGAGACATACGCAGACAATTTCgacatctctctgtctctctcttaaaataaagtaataaaaagtagTTTGAATCATTGGATAAATCTGTCGGTCATTTAAAGGTgatgtatgtaagtttttgactctactacagtttatctgaaaaacaatattACAGTCAGTTACTcttctttgaaaatgttaaatcCTGGCTGGAATGTCCatttctgttttggtttgttaaacctgcccactgccagtttacccaattgtgtTTCGGCacccatttcattttcatttggcaCCCAgcgcatttcatttcattcatcaagtGTTCATCGTTCCTGTTGTTGTCGTCAATCTGGTAAACATGTGCATCAAGTCTGAGGAGCAGgtgaaaaaaaaccctctccaataccCTTTACAAACACAATTCTACATACATCACCTTTAACATTTCTATCGTAAAACGTACCGTTAAAAGTTGACTAATAAATGGTTTGCAGCTTCACCTTACATTGCTCTCTTTAATGTTAAACTGATGCTTCCTGCTCtgcttctgtgaacagtaaatcctgcctactttgatttgattgaccatcagtcattttgacattgaAGAGTGATGTTAGACAGCTGATGGTTTGAtctgaagtgcctagtatgtgcAATGGTCGCGCATGCATCCGTAGACTAGTGCAAATTAATTCTCacactttaatagtatttatagctCCCAAAAGGGTGTGTGACTATGAGAAGTTGTTACCTCAAAATGTATGTTATTATGCAGCTTTGCAACTACTTTTTCTCATGTGTAATATGTGTTGCATATGCAGATGCATTGGCTGTCAACTTTGATGACGTGCAGATGCATCTGTAACACGTGTTATCATCAGATGTGTGTTATTGCTTTTCTCAGTGAGGTGGAATTGAGCAAATATGTAATCAGCCCAGATCTACCAGtccagtgacttttttttttttttttttacttctgttgaCACAATAATTTCTGTCATCTCAACACTATTAAATAGCATCTTCAGCACCTGTATGAGCAGCGGAGAAATATGTAGATGCTATGCTATTAAATTAATCATACTTTTTAAAGACAGAAAAGCTGTAGTATTCCCACTCATTTAAATGAATCACCAACACCAGCACTTTTTTGTTAAGATTAATGTTAAGATTATGCATGacatttatgcatgtttaaaCACTTTAAGCTGTGTTTAATGCATGTTAATcgtttttgaaattatttatttttagctatcTAAATGCTTCGATTTTTGTGAAACAAAGAATGATTACAAAATTGGTCTGGTGACAAAGTCTTTGGGGCCATTTAATGggcaaaaaacacatttaataaatcaAGATTCGCAATGAATCACATTGACATTTATTCAATATGTCGCTGAGGCGTAATTATAGTCTAAATAAAGAATATCTGGTTGATTTAGTACAACGGATCTGCATTGCTACATCTGGAGATAGATCTTGGCATCCTACTCTTGGCTTCTTCTCATTTCTATATAAAACATAATCTGCTTCATTCACTACACGCTGAATTGGAGAAAGCCAAACAGTGATTACATCCTCCCCCACCTACCCATGCTTCATTGGGTTGGATTTACTACTGGAGCTCACGATGGAATTGCTTGTACGTGTCGCTAAATGTTCTTTGGCTCAAGACCACATGTGGGGTCTTATTCAAAGAGATGAGatcttgaatgaatgattgaatggTTTGGTAATAATATCCCTTCTTTTTTGTTTCAGTACGTTCCTGTACCTGAAGTTTCTGGTGGTCTGGGCGCTGGTGCTGCTGGCAGACTTTGTCCTGGACTTCCGCTTCGAGTACCTTTGGCCTTTCTGGCTCTTCATTCGCAGTGTTTACGACTCCTTCAGATACCAGGGCCTGGTGAGTACGTGAGACAAGCGCTTCATCTAGATAAAAGGACTAAATAATTAAAGGCATCGATTGGTCATGCTCATGTTGGTCCaatacaaaatcaaatgtttagcaAAATGTCTGAGCTCCTGTTTACCATACATGGTGATTTATACTGCTTATAAATCTTATAAGATTGTTTTTTTTGACtggcagaaatgtaatttttagcacacacacacatatatatctttatctttatacattgtatgtattttttatatatatatatatatatatatatatatatatatatattatatatcgtAAATGCTCTATgaaatggctgctggaaattagctttgccatcaaaggagtgaatgacattttaaaatatgttcaaatagaaaacatagtttaaatagttttttttaaattgcaataataatttgtaatataactgtttttagtcaaataaatgcagccttggtgcgcattagagacttcttagaagaacataaaaaaatatcttatttgttATACTGTTTGAAGACTTTATGCATCTGTTTATGAATTTGAGATTATCAATAATCCTTTGAGGGACATAAACTAGTTTATACTCTTATTTAGTCTTCTCTGAGATTaagatatttatacattttcagaaGTTCAGTCATCAGTATTGTGATTTGTGTATTGTATTGTGACAGCACTTTACATGCATCCACTACTATAAACGTATGTTATTGTTCCTCTTATGTctcttaaataataatgaaaacggCATAAACACAAAATGCTGTATGGTTGTTTTATATGATGTTTTGCATGTCTCGCAGCAGGATGGTGAAATGACATTTTATTGAGGCCTGTGAAATGACATTTCACGCTAGTTGCACATGTGATGATCtgatgcatctctctctctgtgttgcaggctttctcagtgttttttgtgtgtgtggcattCACATCAGATATTATATGTCTGCTGTTCATCCCAGTGCAGTGGCTGTTCTTTGCAGCCAGCACATATGTGTGGGTACAGTACGTCTGGCACACAGGTAAGAGCCGCACACCTGTTCATATTGTATTACATGATCACCCTGCCATCGTTGATCTGGTATGTTTTGTGGTACTGCTACTGAAGTCTAACCTCAAGCTTACAGCTGATTGGTCAGTGGTTTGTGAACCTTCATGACTTGCACCTTTGACTTCCTCTATAGACAACCTCAAACTGACATGTCTGTCATTCAGAGTGTCAGTCTGGTATGGTGTAGACACACTTTTGACTCCATCTCTGGTTTCTTGTATCCTCTTTATAAAGAtggattaaaatacatttaacaaatgTGTGGACTCCAGCTTGAGAGGATCATTCCCATGCTGTTGTGAGCTTTTGTTGTCATAACATGATTTATTCTGGCTTTATAACATGCGCACACACGCACTGTGACCTTGCAGCTGTAAGCTTGGTTATTTCTGAGCAGCTCTGGATCTTGACGTCAACAAAAGGATTTGCTTCAAATGACTCCCTCGAACTGTTTAGAGCTGATCCTTGATTCAGATTCACCCATAGAGTGTGTGCTTGAATGGTTGTGGGTTTGTTTAGAGTAATTCTGGCTGTTAATGTTGAGATTATTACACTCATTCACTGTTGTCAACTGAAGTATTTTAAAGACATGTTGAATTGACCATTCTCCTCTCACACACTCCATCTCTCCACAGAACGAGGGGTCTGCCTCCCCACTGTATCGCTATGGATACTTTTTGTTTATATTGAGGCAGCTATCAGATTTAAAGATTTGAAACACTTCCACGTGGACTTGTGTCGTCCGTTTGCAGCACACTGGTATGCCAATTCTCTTAGTCCTTACTTGCATTGATGAGTCAAACATTGGCACTGATTGTGAGCAAGTTTCAGCTTTATCTGTCTGCTTTCCTCTATATTCAGTCATATAGCAGTGCACAGTAATAATTCCACGACATTTGAAGTGGTGCAGAAAACAATGGCCCAAGTTTTTCCCCATTAAAATGTGTAGAACAAGTTACTCAGACCAAAGCATGGAGTTACGGTTCTTACTTGTGTCTTCAGGGTTTTTTGGGATGTTTTTTTCCCCAACAATGCTAATCATATGATGTCCAATTTCTGTGTTCACAGTATCGGGTACCCGGTGGTGACGCTGGGCTTTGGTTTTAAGAGTTATGTAAGTTATAAGATGCGTCTGCGGAAACAGAAGGAGGTGCAAAAAGAAAACGAATTTTACATGCAGCTGCTGCAGCAGGCGTTACCTCCAGAACAACAGCTCATACAGAGACAAGAGAGAGAAGCAGAGGAGGGTAaggactttgcacagtgtctccTGACGGCAGTAGTTTGGAGACATGTTGCACAGTTTCTGCAAAGCTCTATATTGGCCATGGCTGTCAAGCTCTAAAAAGGAGCGAAAAACAACCTACATTGAAGCCTTTTCCTCACTTTCATAAATCACATGACATGGAACATGCCAGAGCTAGATGGACTtcttcaaatgcatttttaaagtgtttgttaaattttaaagtgttttaaactgATATGAACAGACTTTGTTTAAAGAAACTTCAAAAATTGTTCATAGCAGATGTGACATGAGtaaatatttttctctctttctcatttataagcagcagcagcagcagcatctaaAGGCGTTCATGATGTAGATTCTCCAGCTGTGGCACAGAACGGCTCGGCGGGCGgtaaaaaaccatcatccaacaCCTTACCAGAGCTGGAATACAGAGAAAAAGAACGAGGCAAGAACGAGTCCAAAAAGCAACACAACCAGAACCATCACAGCAGCACCAGCAGCATCTTACCATCAGTGGACAGTAAAGCTCAGGAGATGGAGTACATGGAGAACCACGTGAACAGTAAGAGACTGAGCAGCTCAGATCTGCTGGGCAGCACTGAGAACCTGCTGAAAGATGAACACTCTTCAtcgtcctcctcttcctcctcctccaactccaacaaaaattacaaaaatgccaacggaggaggagggggagggaGCTCCTCGCCCCGGGGGCACGGAACAGCCAATGGCAGTGTGCCATCTTCCTCTGGGCCTTCGTCGTCCGCGTCTTCCTCAAGTAAGGGAGACCGGAAACAGAAGTGTGGAGGAGGGAAAAACAGAGACCCTGTGGAAAACTGCATTCCCAACAATCAGCTGAGTAAACCCGAAGCACTCGTCAGGTTAGACTCGCACACAACATCTGTATCAAAATCAGGGCTTCACATTAAAACAGCAGCTCTAATGTTCAGCAGGGTGTGTGAGAACACTGCACACTAGTAAACAATAAtgctttgttatttgtttttttttaatctgatagaaagcattaataaacaagactttttttcagttttcccaAAACTGAACTGAGGGCAAAAAGAGTCGAGTTCACATTCTTcgattttttcctttttatcacATTTGTGATAAATTGTGGTCCTTTTGCTGTTTTCTGCAAATGTTTGTATTTGAGAGTCATTTCAGTAGGAATACATGCAATTTGAAATTTCGGTTAAGGGTGAAAGCTTTCCCCACACAGATTTCGAAACCGGTTCAAGTTGTCACATGAATTTGCTgcattgaccaacagaaagctgtttGGTTTGTAATTGATGATGCAAAATGAACCTTTTTTTCCATGTATAATTTTGCTAAAGTGATCATACATTTTAATCAGTAATCCGCTGCATGTGAAATTTCGTAGCGTTGCCAGAATAGGTAATACATTTTATGACGGAATTAAAAAGGTATGGGTGTATGTGCGTGTTTTGAATGCATTCTAGACTTACCTGCATGGTTCTAAACTACAAAAACTTGGAAATAGTAGGTGATCTAGGTACTACTGTAGTATTTGGACAGACTATTCTTATGGCATACCATATCTCACATACTATTTCATAGGGAATTTAGTCCTTTTCTTTGCTACCTATACActgaattatattataaaaatatggtGGTTCTAAAAACATTCTTGGTTGCAGacaatttagtagtaaaacagaCCACAAAACACCTCAAATCTGGGAGAAACCTCCAATTTCCTCAAAACAGTTAGTTTTATATCATCTACTTACCTGCTTAGCATTTTTGTGCATCATTGGGATTTATATCATGCTTTGAGCAAGTTTGGATGCCCAGAAATGCTGTCTATTTAGGTACCCTCTTAGGTTTCAGGAAGCTCAGTCCTTTTCTCTAAATTCACTTTTAGGCTGGAGCAGGATGTTAAGAAGCTGAAGGCAGACCTGCAGGCTAGCAGACAGACCGAACAGGATCTGCGCAGTCAGCTGGGCTCTCTAGGCAGCTCTGAACGCAGCATACGCTCTGAGCTCGGACAGCTGCGACAGGAGAACGAACTACTGCAAAACAAGTGAGACATCCCATCTTCAGTTTGCTCCTTAAGAGAGCACAGAGCAGATGTTAATGCAAACTCTTCTTTTGTGTGTTCAGACTTCATAACGCCGTGCAGGCGAAGCAGAAGGAC from Carassius auratus strain Wakin unplaced genomic scaffold, ASM336829v1 scaf_tig00214790, whole genome shotgun sequence includes the following:
- the LOC113092944 gene encoding macoilin-2 isoform X1, whose product is MKRRNADCSKLRRPLKRNRITEGIYSSTFLYLKFLVVWALVLLADFVLDFRFEYLWPFWLFIRSVYDSFRYQGLAFSVFFVCVAFTSDIICLLFIPVQWLFFAASTYVWVQYVWHTERGVCLPTVSLWILFVYIEAAIRFKDLKHFHVDLCRPFAAHCIGYPVVTLGFGFKSYVSYKMRLRKQKEVQKENEFYMQLLQQALPPEQQLIQRQEREAEEAAAAAASKGVHDVDSPAVAQNGSAGGKKPSSNTLPELEYREKERGKNESKKQHNQNHHSSTSSILPSVDSKAQEMEYMENHVNSKRLSSSDLLGSTENLLKDEHSSSSSSSSSSNSNKNYKNANGGGGGGSSSPRGHGTANGSVPSSSGPSSSASSSSKGDRKQKCGGGKNRDPVENCIPNNQLSKPEALVRLEQDVKKLKADLQASRQTEQDLRSQLGSLGSSERSIRSELGQLRQENELLQNKLHNAVQAKQKDKQTVGQLEKRLKAEQEARAAAEKLLAEEKKRKKLEEATAARAVALAAATRGECTESLRRRISELETEYKKLTLDIKVKEEQIRELELKVQELHKYKENEKDTEVLMSALSAMQDKTQHLENSLSAETRIKLDLFSALGDAKRQLEIAQGQILQKDQEIKDLKQKIAEVMAVMPSVVYSADTGSMTPVTPHYSSKFMDTGPSGLDPNASVYQPLKK
- the LOC113092944 gene encoding macoilin-2 isoform X2 — protein: MKRRNADCSKLRRPLKRNRITEGIYSSTFLYLKFLVVWALVLLADFVLDFRFEYLWPFWLFIRSVYDSFRYQGLAFSVFFVCVAFTSDIICLLFIPVQWLFFAASTYVWVQYVWHTERGVCLPTVSLWILFVYIEAAIRFKDLKHFHVDLCRPFAAHCIGYPVVTLGFGFKSYVSYKMRLRKQKEVQKENEFYMQLLQQALPPEQQLIQRQEREAEEAAAAASKGVHDVDSPAVAQNGSAGGKKPSSNTLPELEYREKERGKNESKKQHNQNHHSSTSSILPSVDSKAQEMEYMENHVNSKRLSSSDLLGSTENLLKDEHSSSSSSSSSSNSNKNYKNANGGGGGGSSSPRGHGTANGSVPSSSGPSSSASSSSKGDRKQKCGGGKNRDPVENCIPNNQLSKPEALVRLEQDVKKLKADLQASRQTEQDLRSQLGSLGSSERSIRSELGQLRQENELLQNKLHNAVQAKQKDKQTVGQLEKRLKAEQEARAAAEKLLAEEKKRKKLEEATAARAVALAAATRGECTESLRRRISELETEYKKLTLDIKVKEEQIRELELKVQELHKYKENEKDTEVLMSALSAMQDKTQHLENSLSAETRIKLDLFSALGDAKRQLEIAQGQILQKDQEIKDLKQKIAEVMAVMPSVVYSADTGSMTPVTPHYSSKFMDTGPSGLDPNASVYQPLKK